Genomic segment of Catenibacterium mitsuokai:
CTATTGAAGGAACTTATTAATGAAATACTGCTGACCCTTACCAGTAATCTTAGGTGTCTTGGTTGTGATGTTTACACCTGAGCCGTTGACGTAAGAGCCTTCCTTGATTTCAAAGAGACCTAGTTCCATAGCCTTCTGTGTAGGCATGTTGTAATCAGTGCCCTGGCGCTTGATCAGATAGCCTTTTTCTCTGAGCCATGCAAATAAACGCTTCTGACCCATATCAATACCGTTCTGCTTTAGAATCTTAGCAAGTTCACCCACCAATATAGATGTGTGACTAGCAGTTACTGCATCAGCGAATAATGCTTTAGGTTTCATCTCTTCTATCTGCTTATCTTTAGCAGCTAACACGCTCTGAGCCTCGATTAAGGCTTTAGCCATTAATTCCTGTCCGCTTAGTTCCTTCACTTGGTACTGCCCTGTTTTTCTTAATGCTGGCAACACCTCAGATGTTACCCAACGTTTGAACTTCTTTGCGCTTGGTAACTTGCTTGAGAGGACTAAGCTGTATAGACCACTTTCATTGATGATTGCAATATCTTGCCTTCCTCCAAGGGTGTCGCATTTCGCGACCTCCTTATCCTCTTCGTCAACGTGTTTACTGATAGCATCTCTTGGATTCTTGTAACCGAGAGTTTTAGCAGCATCTTTAGCAACAAACCACGCTTGCCCGTCACGTTCCAGTGCTCTTACTGAATTGCTTTCAAAATTAAATAATTGTACTTCATTCATTTTGTTTCTCCTTTTGATTCTACGTTTTGTAGATTCGACTCTAAAAAAATAATGTCATTAATTGAAACGTTTAATAATTTGGCTATTTTATCAGCTGCTTCCATGGTGATATTTTGGGGCTTTTCTTCCATTTTTGCGTATGTATTTCTGTGACAGCCCAATTTGTCAGCCATATATTCTTGCGAAAAACCTCTTGCTCTTCTAATTTCATCAAGTCTCATTCTCGAAATCATCTTACCACCTCCTTACGCATTCCATTCTATCCTACGTTTTGTAGATTGTCAATAAAAATATGCACTTTGTAGAACATTCGTTTCAATTTGCTTTATTTGTTCTACAATTTGCATTATAATAGAAGCGAAAAGAGGTGTTATAAATGAAAACGAAATTCGGCACGAATGTAAAACAATTACGCGAAAAAAGAGGAATAGATCAAAAAGAACTTGGCGAAATTGTCGGTGTGAGCGATAAAACAGTTTCATCGTGGGAAATCAATAGAACCGAGCCAAAAATGGGGATAGTTCAGCAACTCGCTGACTACTTTGGCGTTTCTACAGACTATTTAATAAAAGGTAATCATGATGATGCAATATATGAAAATGTGAATATTGATTACACTAGAGTACCGTTGTACGACTCTATTTGTTGTGGAAATGGTGGCTTTGTAGATGACAATATCATTGATATGATTCCTGTGCCTTCTAAAGGCTTGAGTAAGTCGGCTAAATACTTTGCACAATATGCAAGCGGTGAAAGTATGAAAGATGCTGGTATCTCTGATGGTGATCTTCTTATATTTGAGAAGGTGAATAAAGTAGATGATGGTGTTATTGGATGCTTCTGTACAGACACCAATACAGCCACTTGCAAAAAGTATAAGGAACTAAATGGGATAATCATGTTACAGCCAATGAATGCAGATTATGATCCTATCGTTGTTGATCCATTAAACAGCAATATTAGATGTCTGGGAAAATTGAAGAAAGTTATTAAAGATTTCAATTGGGAAGATTGATGTTTGTTAAAAAAAACTTTAAAAAAATAAAAGGAGGAAATAGTATGGCAAACACTGAAAAAGCATTAAGCTGGGCATTCAGATGCAAATGCGAACCAAACAATGCAATCAAAGAAATTCTTGTGGAAGGGGAGGAAGTTTATCAATGTTATTCAACCGTTAGAGATGTAGCAGCATTAACAAATAAAAGATTGATAATCTGTGATACTCAAGGAGTCATAGGAGCAAAAAAAGAAATATTTTCTTTGCCTTATAGATCAATCAATATGTGGAGTACTGCGAACGCAGGAACTTTTGACCTAGATACAGAACTAGAATTATGGACAAAAGCAGGATTCTTTAAAATAAAACTTTCGGATAAATGTGATATTAGAGAATTTGATAGAATTTTAGGTAAAGCAGTATTAAACAATTAAACAACAAAAAAACTCCCCTGCTACCAACAGAGGAGTAAGAGCGAGGTACTACCAATACCTCTTATAAAAGACCTTCTCATAAAGTCCTTTTACGTACTCAATTATATCACTATTGGCACGTCAAAGGCAAATCACAACTGAAAGGACGTGTCATATTATGCCTAGAAACGCTAGATTTAGACGCAGACCGAATAATAGTGGAACTGTTATCAAACTTCCGGGCAATAGAAGAAAGCCCTACTGTGCTCGAATTTCAGCGGATTCAAGAGACCTCATAACCGGAAAGAAGAAACAAATCAGCATCGGAACGTTTGCAACTCGTGAAGAAGCATTGAATGCCTTATCTATTTACTCATTAAAGAGATCAAGCAGCATAACAAATGAAGAAGCTAGAAACCTCGCTCCTGATCTGTTTGACAGAATACAGGAAAAGACACAGAAGAAAGTGCCAACGTTCAAAGAAATCTTTACTATCATAGACAATGAAACCTTTATTAAGAGAACCGAAAAAGGACACAAAAACATTCTGAATGCTTTTAGCCACCTCGATAGGTTGTCAAATATGCCTGTCAATATAATCACATTAAGAGATATGCAGAACATATTTGATGAAATGGATACTGGTGTAAGTGTACAGAGAGATATGAAGCTTATCTGTGTCAAAGTCTTCGAGTATGCAGTGATGCACAAATATATCAGTAGAGATGATGATTATTCTACTTATATAAAAATAAAGAATCTCCCTAAATCAACAATGCACAAATCCTTTACTTTAGATGAAATAAGAAAACTCAAGAAATTAGATACTCCAGAAGCGCATGCGATACTTATTTATATCTATACAGGGTGTAGGCTTTCCGAACTCCTCTCACTTGATAGAAAACAGATACACATAGATGAGCCTTGCAACGATGATGGAGTAGAAAGAAAAATCAGTTATATCATTACCGGTTCTAAGACTGAAGCTGGAAGAAACAGAATCATTCCGATTCATGAAGGAATCAAGCAGTATGTCATTGATGAACTGATTAATAAGAAAGAAAGACTATTTGATTCTAAGCGCACATGGTTTTACATGACTGTACTCTATACCCTCAATGATCAGCTAGGCATGAACCACAAGATGCATGATACAAGAGATACTTTTGCTTCTCTTTGTCAGCTTTACAATATTGATATTTATATACGTAAGAAGGTTCTTGGGCACAAACTGAATGATATCACCTTTGATATCTATACCAATGCCTCTAAGAATAAGTTATGGACAGAGATCAATAAGATTAAATTTTGAGAGGTTTATGAAAGGTTTATGCGAGGTTTATGATATACTTATTGTGTTAGCGGTTGAAGCACTCTAAACGGTTTTCTTGTTACTGATTTGTTACTAGTTTACGCTTTCATAGTGTTTCATACCCCTAAAAAACCGCATAAATACAGGAGGAAATTTATTATGAAACATTTATATATGATGCGTCATGGACAGACTCTATTTAATGTTCGAAGAAGAATTCAGGGATCATGTGATTCTCCGCTTACTGAACTAGGTATTAAGCAGGCAAAAGCTGCAAAAGAGTTAATCAAGGATATTCCTTTTGATCATTACTACTCTAGTACGGCTGAAAGAGCATCGGATACATTAGAAATAGTAACAGACGGTCAAGTACCTTATACAAGAGTAAAAGGTCTTAAGGAAAGAGATTTTGGATTATTTGAAGGAGAAAGTGAAGATTTAAATCCTCATTTTGATGATTTTAAATATGATGACTTATTTCCCCATTATGGTGGCGAAACAACCAAGCAAGTACAACATAGAGTTGTAAAAACATTAACTGAAATCATGAATAAAGAAGATCATGAAGTAGTTCTTGCAGTAAGTCATGCCGGTGCTTCTATGCAATTCTTTAGTGCATTTAATGACCCAGCCTTTATTTTTAACTCTGGAGGATTAACTAATTGCTGTATTCTTCATTATACATATGACAACAATGAGTTTAAATTTGTAGAAATATTAAGACCAGAGGTAAAGTAGATACATATGAAAGAAAAAGTATTATTTTTTGATATTGATGGTACGCTTGTAGATAACACTTATGGAGTTTATGAAGTACCTGAAGGTGTAAAAAGAGAACTTAAAAGAATTCAAAATGATGGGCATAAGCTTTTTATCTGCAGTGGTCGTCCTAAAGCCATGATTAACCAGCAGTTCCTTGATTTGGGTTTTGATGGTTATGTCTTATATAACGGTGGTTATATCGAGATTGATGGTGAATCTATCTTTGAAGAGAGAATGGATACAGAACTTGCGACTCAGACAGTTGATATGCTTGAAGAACTGAATTGTGATTATATGATTGAAACAGCACATCATATTTATATTGATAAGCGTTATAAAGAGCTTTATACGTTCTTTAAGAACCTCGGCATGGAAGAGATGTTCTCTATGGATTTTGACCGTGATGATGTCTTAAAACGTGCCATTAAAATAGAAGCCAATGTCACAAATAAAGACAAGCAGAAAGTAAGCGACTATTTAGATGGTAAGTTTGGTACTACTATCAGTTTTGATCAGCATGGCAGTGATAATTCATTTGAGTTCTTTTCACCAACCATGAGTAAAGCCATCGGTATTAAGAAAGTTCTCGAATATTATGGTTTAGATATCAAAGATACCTATGCATTTGGTGATGGTCTTAATGATATTGAAATGATTCAGTTATGTCAGATAGGTGTAGCTATGGGTAATGCCGTAGATGAATTAAAGGCACAAGCCGATATCATCTGCAAATCTATCGATAAAAATGGGTTAGAGGATATTCTTAAGGCATTATTTCCACAATAAACATCTTATCTTCACATAGGTATGATATACTCTAGTCGAGGTGATTTCATGAAAAAAGACAATGGTAAATTAGCATATTATTTACCTATTGGCATCAGTTTAGGTGTCGTATTTGGTATTTGTTTTGACAATATAGGTATAGGAATCTGCTTAGGTGTCGGTGCAGCCCTTCCATTGTTTCCGATAAAAAAATAATCCTCCGCAAGGAGGATTATTTCATTATTCGATTGTAATCACACGATGATCAAGACGAGGTGCTGCTTCTGGAGCCTTACCATCCGCAAATCCTATAATAACATTTCCGATACCTTCATAGTCTTCTTCAATGCCCCATTCTTTAAGAAGTCTTCTTCCTTCTTCACCTTCAAATACTTCTTTCGCACGATGAATCCAGCAAGAACCAAGTCCTAAGCCATGTGCTTCATTGAGCATATTACCAATCGCAAGTGATCCATCATAGATATATGTAGGATATTCTTTCTTTGCTAATACTACAATCACTACAGGCGCACCATAGAAAGGATCTTTATCACTTCCCATAATATCAGCATTCAACTTTGATAAATAATCTCTCATTTCTTTATTCTTTACTACTACAAACTTAACGCCCTGTCTGCCCATACCAGTAGGAGCATATAAACCAGCTTCTACAATTCTCTCAAGATCTTCATCTCTAGGCATTTCATCTGTATATTTTCTAATACTTCTTCTTGTTTTTAAAACATCTAACATATTTAAGCCCCCTTCTTATTTACGTTCTCAACAGTCACAATCATCACAATTGTGCCTAATGCACTTAATACTAAACCTAAAAATAATGTTTCATAAACACCCATACTATCTAGTAAAATACCACCTAAGAAACTAGCTAGTACACCAGATACAGTCATACTTGTAGTAACGAGTGCCTGTCCTTTAACTGCATCCTTTGCATCAAATAATTTATCTACATAATAAACTGATGCTGGAATAAATAATGCATAAGCAAGCATCTGTGTAGCCTGAGCTAAATAGATCATAAACATATTTGTCGCAAAATAAGTTAATGTATGTTTAAGTGTGAAGAATATTGCGGAAATGATGATTGTATTTTTGATATTGATTTTATTTTTATACTTTTCAAATAAAGCCATTGTTGGTAGTTCCAACATCGCAGCCAAGAATACTGCATTACCCATATCTCCAGTATTACCACCAACGTTTCTAATTACGTTAATAAAGAAATTGTTGATGATTGTATGATCAAAATAAACTAATACAAAACCAGCTAAAAAGATCATGAATTTAAGATGCTTCTTAATAAAAGCTCCTGTGCTTTCTTTTTCGACTACTTTTTCTTCAATGACTTCATCTATTTCAGCTTCTGGCATCTTAAATGAGCGAATGAGAGGTAAAATACCTAAGAAGATAACAATATAAGCAAGCGGCATTAAAGTAGGGCTCACTGCTTTTACTACATTTCCTAATACAAGAGACGCAAGAGCATAAGCCACTGATCCAATACCACGTGCTACACCAAACTTAACATCAATACCCTGTTTCTGGAATGCGAAAGCAAGTGAGTTAACTAAAGGCATTGTAGTATAAAGAATTGTAGAAACTGCAATAAACAAAGCAGCAGCTAAGAATGTCACCTTACTTACAAACATAAGTAATACAGATAGAATACTACAAAGACCAAACATGATCATTAAGACTTTCTTCATAGAAATGTTTGACTTATCTACAAATCCTCCAAGTACGGGTTGTGCAATACTTG
This window contains:
- a CDS encoding Cof-type HAD-IIB family hydrolase, which encodes MKEKVLFFDIDGTLVDNTYGVYEVPEGVKRELKRIQNDGHKLFICSGRPKAMINQQFLDLGFDGYVLYNGGYIEIDGESIFEERMDTELATQTVDMLEELNCDYMIETAHHIYIDKRYKELYTFFKNLGMEEMFSMDFDRDDVLKRAIKIEANVTNKDKQKVSDYLDGKFGTTISFDQHGSDNSFEFFSPTMSKAIGIKKVLEYYGLDIKDTYAFGDGLNDIEMIQLCQIGVAMGNAVDELKAQADIICKSIDKNGLEDILKALFPQ
- a CDS encoding MFS transporter, which translates into the protein MDQSKSINIKYSMLQGIYFVGFCAVMGYAAVYLGSVGMSSSLIGIVLAIANILTSIAQPVLGGFVDKSNISMKKVLMIMFGLCSILSVLLMFVSKVTFLAAALFIAVSTILYTTMPLVNSLAFAFQKQGIDVKFGVARGIGSVAYALASLVLGNVVKAVSPTLMPLAYIVIFLGILPLIRSFKMPEAEIDEVIEEKVVEKESTGAFIKKHLKFMIFLAGFVLVYFDHTIINNFFINVIRNVGGNTGDMGNAVFLAAMLELPTMALFEKYKNKINIKNTIIISAIFFTLKHTLTYFATNMFMIYLAQATQMLAYALFIPASVYYVDKLFDAKDAVKGQALVTTSMTVSGVLASFLGGILLDSMGVYETLFLGLVLSALGTIVMIVTVENVNKKGA
- a CDS encoding helix-turn-helix transcriptional regulator — protein: MISRMRLDEIRRARGFSQEYMADKLGCHRNTYAKMEEKPQNITMEAADKIAKLLNVSINDIIFLESNLQNVESKGETK
- a CDS encoding histidine phosphatase family protein; the protein is MKHLYMMRHGQTLFNVRRRIQGSCDSPLTELGIKQAKAAKELIKDIPFDHYYSSTAERASDTLEIVTDGQVPYTRVKGLKERDFGLFEGESEDLNPHFDDFKYDDLFPHYGGETTKQVQHRVVKTLTEIMNKEDHEVVLAVSHAGASMQFFSAFNDPAFIFNSGGLTNCCILHYTYDNNEFKFVEILRPEVK
- a CDS encoding phage antirepressor, giving the protein MNEVQLFNFESNSVRALERDGQAWFVAKDAAKTLGYKNPRDAISKHVDEEDKEVAKCDTLGGRQDIAIINESGLYSLVLSSKLPSAKKFKRWVTSEVLPALRKTGQYQVKELSGQELMAKALIEAQSVLAAKDKQIEEMKPKALFADAVTASHTSILVGELAKILKQNGIDMGQKRLFAWLREKGYLIKRQGTDYNMPTQKAMELGLFEIKEGSYVNGSGVNITTKTPKITGKGQQYFINKFLQ
- a CDS encoding nitroreductase family protein translates to MLDVLKTRRSIRKYTDEMPRDEDLERIVEAGLYAPTGMGRQGVKFVVVKNKEMRDYLSKLNADIMGSDKDPFYGAPVVIVVLAKKEYPTYIYDGSLAIGNMLNEAHGLGLGSCWIHRAKEVFEGEEGRRLLKEWGIEEDYEGIGNVIIGFADGKAPEAAPRLDHRVITIE
- a CDS encoding PH domain-containing protein, with the translated sequence MANTEKALSWAFRCKCEPNNAIKEILVEGEEVYQCYSTVRDVAALTNKRLIICDTQGVIGAKKEIFSLPYRSINMWSTANAGTFDLDTELELWTKAGFFKIKLSDKCDIREFDRILGKAVLNN
- a CDS encoding tyrosine-type recombinase/integrase, whose amino-acid sequence is MPVNIITLRDMQNIFDEMDTGVSVQRDMKLICVKVFEYAVMHKYISRDDDYSTYIKIKNLPKSTMHKSFTLDEIRKLKKLDTPEAHAILIYIYTGCRLSELLSLDRKQIHIDEPCNDDGVERKISYIITGSKTEAGRNRIIPIHEGIKQYVIDELINKKERLFDSKRTWFYMTVLYTLNDQLGMNHKMHDTRDTFASLCQLYNIDIYIRKKVLGHKLNDITFDIYTNASKNKLWTEINKIKF
- a CDS encoding LexA family protein produces the protein MKTKFGTNVKQLREKRGIDQKELGEIVGVSDKTVSSWEINRTEPKMGIVQQLADYFGVSTDYLIKGNHDDAIYENVNIDYTRVPLYDSICCGNGGFVDDNIIDMIPVPSKGLSKSAKYFAQYASGESMKDAGISDGDLLIFEKVNKVDDGVIGCFCTDTNTATCKKYKELNGIIMLQPMNADYDPIVVDPLNSNIRCLGKLKKVIKDFNWED